Proteins from one Lachnospiraceae bacterium KGMB03038 genomic window:
- a CDS encoding PrgI family protein produces MAFVSVPKDLTKVKNKVVLNLTKRQLICLSAAAAIGLPFYFLTRELIGTTNAATGMVLLMLPAFLFAMYEKDGLPLEKILWNIVTVKFLKPAIRRYEVENFYEMEETPADQKKGGEHFGKKRRNRSR; encoded by the coding sequence ATGGCGTTTGTCAGCGTACCAAAAGACCTGACGAAAGTAAAAAATAAAGTAGTATTGAACCTGACAAAAAGACAGCTCATCTGTCTGTCGGCAGCGGCGGCCATTGGGCTGCCTTTTTATTTTCTCACACGGGAGTTGATCGGAACAACCAATGCTGCCACCGGTATGGTGCTTCTTATGCTTCCGGCGTTTCTTTTCGCCATGTACGAAAAGGACGGACTTCCCCTGGAGAAAATTTTATGGAATATCGTGACGGTGAAGTTCCTAAAGCCTGCCATCCGCAGGTATGAGGTGGAGAATTTCTATGAGATGGAGGAAACGCCGGCTGACCAGAAGAAAGGAGGGGAGCATTTTGGGAAAAAGAGAAGAAATCGCAGTAGATAA
- a CDS encoding PcfB family protein, whose translation MQDEVNQKVVTLCINGGKISARILKNALVKLLRKMEQMKREQRQAARTSRQQKEPVEYHGKQSMEKLMKQNCQLTNIEVTDGNIKSFEKYARKYNIDFSLKKDTSVSPPRYYVFFKAKDVDIMTAAFKEYTGKQLSKGKKPSLKKKLSLAKERTAKHREREKDRRKERGPEH comes from the coding sequence ATGCAGGATGAAGTCAACCAGAAGGTTGTGACACTCTGTATCAATGGCGGGAAGATTTCTGCCCGGATACTGAAAAATGCGCTGGTAAAGCTCCTGCGGAAGATGGAGCAGATGAAGCGGGAACAGCGGCAGGCTGCCAGAACATCCAGACAGCAGAAAGAACCGGTGGAATACCACGGAAAACAAAGTATGGAAAAGTTGATGAAACAGAACTGTCAGCTTACCAATATCGAAGTGACGGACGGGAACATCAAATCCTTTGAAAAATATGCCCGGAAGTACAATATTGATTTCAGCCTGAAAAAAGATACTTCTGTATCGCCGCCACGGTATTATGTGTTTTTCAAGGCAAAGGATGTGGATATTATGACGGCTGCTTTTAAAGAATATACCGGGAAGCAGCTCTCAAAAGGGAAAAAGCCATCTCTAAAGAAAAAATTGTCCCTGGCAAAAGAGCGGACGGCAAAGCACCGGGAGCGGGAGAAAGACCGCCGGAAGGAGCGTGGGCCGGAGCATTGA
- a CDS encoding type IV secretory system conjugative DNA transfer family protein, with protein MKKNDTSVKETFKRFFEKGGRKLSETVKSNLPPVDGKRLLMMNIPYVIVFYLIDKVAWLYRYCIGDSLIEKVGVLSLNFSLAFQNILPSFHPQDLCVGAAGALLVKLAVYLKGKNAKKYRQGVEYGSARWGNQKDIAPFIDPVFENNILLTQTERLTMNSRPKLPKYARNKNVIVIGGSGSGKTRFYVKPNLMQMTPNVSYVVTDPKGTILVECGKMLQRGSPKMKDGKPLRDKNGKIVYEPYKIKVLNTINFKKSMHYNPFMYIRSEKDILKLVNTIIANTKGEGEKSSEDFWVKAERLLYCALIGYIYYEAPEEEQNFSTLLELINASEAREDDEEFKNAVDKLFEELEREKPEHFAVRQYKKYKLAAGKTAKSILISCGARLAPFDIAELRELTSYDEMELDMLGDQRTAMFVIISDTDDTFNFIVAIMYTQLFNLLCDRADDVHGGRLPYHVRLLLDEFANIGQIPKFDKLIATIRSREISASIILQSQSQLKTIYKDAAETILGNCDTMLFLGGKEGSTLKEISETLGKETIDLYNTSDTRGQSRSYGLNYQKTGKELMSRDELAVMDGNKCILQLRGVRPFFSDKFDITRHRRYKLLSDYDKKNSFDVEAYMKHSLKLRMKEEFDLFEVEGEESE; from the coding sequence ATAAAGAAGAATGATACATCAGTGAAAGAAACATTTAAACGGTTTTTTGAAAAAGGCGGGAGGAAACTATCGGAGACAGTCAAGAGCAATCTGCCGCCTGTTGACGGGAAGAGGCTCTTGATGATGAATATTCCCTATGTAATCGTATTCTATCTGATAGACAAAGTAGCATGGCTGTATCGGTATTGTATCGGGGATTCCCTGATCGAGAAGGTGGGGGTGCTTTCCCTTAATTTTTCCCTGGCATTTCAAAATATCCTGCCCAGCTTCCATCCCCAGGATCTTTGTGTGGGCGCTGCCGGCGCTTTGCTGGTGAAACTGGCGGTGTATCTGAAAGGGAAAAATGCGAAGAAATACCGACAGGGCGTGGAGTACGGCTCTGCCAGATGGGGAAACCAGAAGGATATAGCGCCTTTTATTGATCCGGTGTTTGAGAACAATATCCTTCTGACGCAGACGGAACGGCTGACTATGAACAGCCGCCCGAAGCTGCCGAAGTATGCCAGGAATAAAAACGTGATCGTGATCGGCGGTTCCGGCTCCGGTAAGACGAGGTTTTATGTAAAGCCGAATTTAATGCAGATGACGCCGAACGTTTCCTATGTGGTCACGGATCCGAAAGGGACAATCCTGGTGGAGTGTGGGAAGATGCTGCAGAGAGGTTCCCCGAAGATGAAAGACGGGAAGCCCCTGCGGGATAAAAACGGAAAGATCGTGTATGAGCCGTATAAGATCAAGGTGCTGAATACCATCAATTTTAAGAAGAGTATGCACTACAATCCCTTCATGTATATCCGCAGCGAGAAAGATATTCTGAAGTTGGTGAATACGATTATCGCCAATACCAAAGGGGAGGGAGAGAAATCTTCCGAGGATTTTTGGGTAAAAGCCGAGAGGCTTTTGTACTGTGCGCTGATCGGCTACATCTACTATGAAGCGCCGGAGGAGGAACAGAACTTTTCCACGCTTTTGGAGCTGATCAATGCTTCCGAAGCCAGGGAAGATGATGAGGAATTTAAAAATGCAGTGGATAAGCTGTTTGAGGAACTGGAACGGGAGAAACCGGAGCATTTCGCCGTGCGCCAATATAAGAAGTATAAGCTGGCGGCGGGAAAGACAGCAAAATCCATCCTTATTTCCTGTGGAGCCAGACTTGCACCCTTTGATATAGCGGAGCTTAGGGAACTGACCAGCTATGACGAGATGGAACTGGATATGCTTGGAGATCAGCGGACAGCCATGTTTGTCATTATCTCGGACACGGATGATACCTTTAATTTTATTGTGGCGATCATGTATACCCAGCTTTTTAATCTGCTCTGTGACCGGGCAGATGATGTGCATGGAGGACGGCTGCCTTATCATGTAAGGCTTTTACTTGATGAATTTGCCAATATCGGACAAATTCCAAAATTTGATAAGCTGATCGCAACGATCCGGAGCCGGGAAATCTCGGCTTCTATTATTTTGCAGTCGCAGTCACAGCTCAAAACCATTTATAAAGACGCCGCAGAAACAATTCTGGGGAACTGCGACACCATGCTTTTCCTGGGCGGCAAGGAGGGAAGCACACTAAAAGAAATCTCGGAGACGCTTGGAAAAGAGACGATAGACCTCTATAACACCTCGGATACCCGTGGACAGAGCCGTTCCTATGGACTGAATTATCAGAAAACCGGCAAGGAACTGATGAGCCGGGATGAACTGGCGGTGATGGACGGGAACAAGTGCATCCTGCAGCTCCGTGGGGTGCGTCCGTTTTTCAGCGACAAGTTCGATATTACCCGGCATAGGAGATATAAGTTATTGTCGGACTATGACAAAAAGAACAGCTTTGATGTGGAGGCATATATGAAACATTCGTTAAAGCTACGGATGAAAGAAGAATTTGACCTCTTTGAAGTAGAAGGGGAGGAAAGTGAATGA
- a CDS encoding conjugal transfer protein, translating into MAFFSSAISILQTLVVAIGAGLAVWGVINLLEGYGNDNPGAKSQGIKQLMAGGGVVLIGTQLIPLLGGLF; encoded by the coding sequence ATGGCTTTTTTTAGTTCCGCAATTTCAATTTTACAAACCTTAGTGGTAGCCATTGGAGCCGGCCTTGCAGTATGGGGCGTGATCAACCTGCTGGAAGGATACGGAAATGATAATCCTGGGGCTAAAAGCCAGGGAATTAAACAACTTATGGCCGGAGGAGGGGTAGTCCTGATTGGAACGCAGCTTATCCCCTTACTTGGAGGGCTGTTCTGA